Proteins from one Rosa chinensis cultivar Old Blush chromosome 7, RchiOBHm-V2, whole genome shotgun sequence genomic window:
- the LOC112179995 gene encoding uncharacterized protein LOC112179995 isoform X1 has protein sequence MDHHHLQQLHQQQLLQAQHQHHHHQQHFQPPQQPHYHYNTNTHQSYYPPQYQYPQQQQLQLQQNGYHPSNYTNLYPQQAYPQSAVPRRPELPVPPAVAVLSRLVRYSGAVGSQWNTPPMVGQPPYRGIGEGGGELFRGHQGNFGYSGAHPSFIGGSHGRGRGGSWLLVEHGVPSTSFHPPHQTYQSPVTLTPQKSESASALKTEVPNYQKPQVAQKTTVTWCEVCNASCANLDVLKQHQNGKRHQRNLRKMERLKNGIRTVAKLQGQQLCTFNTKLEVPHQTQCEQDDEEKNTTENIPYEPVGYENSRETGKQNKNPGQPEIPPGDASDNVKRGKKRKKTKTPKHSVEPSKRKVVIPIVCDLCNVKCEKQAFFDRHLSGKKHVAKYKRFKGHEAMHRPVGLQVLYPPNPLAETIFQPQEGRYIPPHVYQDIQVETSSDPQFQQNPTSEGSESILGCGSSSTITTALETNITTEPEISQEATIEVQHLNSISETGQGSNTFSQDC, from the exons ATGGACCATCATCACCTCCAACAGCTTCACCAACAGCAACTCCTCCAAGCCCAAcaccaacaccaccaccaccaacaacaCTTCCAACCCCCACAACAACCACACTACCATTACAATACCAATACCCACCAATCTTACTACCCTCCTCAATATCAATacccacaacaacaacaactacaACTACAACAAAATGGTTATCACCCATCAAACTATACCAATCTCTATCCCCAGCAGGCTTATCCCCAGTCGGCAGTGCCTCGACGACCTGAGCTTCCGGTCCCGCCAGCGGTGGCTGTGCTGTCTCGTTTGGTGCGATACTCAGGGGCTGTGGGGTCTCAATGGAACACTCCACCAATG GTTGGCCAACCTCCATATAGGGGTATCGGTGAAGGGGGTGGTGAACTATTCAGAGGACATCAAGGAAATTTTGGCTACAGCGGAGCTCACCCATCTTTCATTGGGGGATCACATGGTCGAGGTAGGGGTGGTTCTTGGCTTTTAGTGGAACATGGTGTCCCTTCAACATCTTTTCATCCTCCCCATCAGACATACCAATCTCCGGTGACGCTGACACCTCAGAAGTCGGAATCTGCATCAGCACTGAAAACGGAAGTTCCAAACTACCAAAAACCTCAAGTTGCTCAAAAAACCACGGTTACTTGGTGTGAAGTTTGTAATGCTTCATGCGCTAATTTGGACGTTCTTAAACAGCACCAAAATGGAAAGCGACATCAAAGGAACctgagaaaaatggaaaggttGAAAAATGGTATCAGAACAGTGGCCAAATTGCAGGGCCAACAGCTTTGCACTTTTAATACAAAGCTTGAAGTGCCTCATCAGACTCAGTGTGAACAAGacgatgaagagaaaaacacaACAGAGAATATACCATACGAACCTGTTGGCTATGAAAATTCAAGGGAaactggaaaacaaaataagaacCCCGGACAGCCTGAAATTCCACCAGGTGATGCGTCTGACAATGTGAAGCGTGGTAAGAAGCGCAAGAAAACGAAAACTCCGAAGCACTCAGTCGAACCTTCCAAACGTAAAGTTGTAATTCCGATAGTTTGTGACTTGTGTAATGTCAAGTGTGAGAAGCAGGCTTTTTTCGATCGCCATCTTTCAGGAAAGAAGCATGTTGCCAAGTATAAACGATTTAAAGGCCATGAAGCTATGCATCGACCCGTGGGGCTTCAAGTTCTATACCCCCCTAACCCATTGGCTGAAACTATATTCCAACCCCAAGAAGGAAGATATATACCTCCCCATGTGTACCAAGATATACAGGTGGAAACAAGTTCAGAtccccaatttcaacaaaatccAACCTCTGAAGGATCTGAATCCATTCTTGGATGTGGAAGCTCTAGTACCATTACAACAGCTCTAGAAACCAACATCACAACAGAACCGGAAATCAGCCAAGAAGCTACCATTGAGGTCCAACATTTGAATAGTATTTCAGAGACTGGTCAGGGGTCCAATACTTTTTCACAGGACTGTTAA
- the LOC112179995 gene encoding uncharacterized protein LOC112179995 isoform X2 has product MAADHPENLNKLIENISDDLENFNLSHFLQSKLLVKELKELVGPQVITIREGIADFEKEKAELGEALNRIKTRAEWMENVMKQFKDELAASQLEHLVVFEMYLIHDFEAELKEAVNGLKSTTEPRGDGFGKDLIMKFFAIQLEFQRSQNELKEIVKTLEIRNEWAENTMKQIEELKTRIEWVENACI; this is encoded by the exons ATGGCTGCTGATCACCCCgaaaatctcaacaagctcaTCGAAA ATATTTCAGATGACCTCGAAAACTTCAACCTAAGCCACTTCCTTCAAAG TAAGTTGTTGGTCAAGGAGTTAAAGGAGCTGGTTGGGCCTCAAGTAATTACCATTCGTGAAGGAATAGCTGATTTTGAG aaAGAAAAGGCTGAGCTCGGAGAGGCTCTTAATAGAATTAAAACAAGGGCTGAATGGATGGAGAATGTGATGAAGCAGTTCAAGGATGAACTAGCTGCATCTCAG CTTGAGCATTTGGTGGTTTTTGAAATGTACTTGATACACGAttttgaggctgagctcaaagAGGCTGTGAATGGACTAAAATCAACAACTGAACCTAGGGGAGATGGTTTTGGCAAGGATCTGATAATGAAGTTTTTTGCGATACAGCTTGAGTTTCAG agaagTCAGAATGAGCTTAAAGAGATTgttaaaacactagaaataaggaATGAATGGGCGGAGAATACGATGAAGCAGATTGAGGAACTAAAAACAAGGATTGAATGGGTGGAGAATGCGTGCATCTGA
- the LOC112180313 gene encoding probable N-acetylglucosaminyl-phosphatidylinositol de-N-acetylase — translation MAWLLIISSVIVIWIASLFKILHGSYSPSKGAFLNDSNNGGSAKKRNVLLVVAHPDDESMFFTPIINYLTLRGHYIHILCLSIGDADGKGNTRKEELYQASATLKVAHQHVKILDHPDLQDGFGKVWNHNLLAKIIEEEVVSQGIDLIITFDNYGVSGHCNHCDVHYGVRKLLLALSQRNVEAWELVSTNIFRKYSGPVDIWFSNLYSMQCSNEMLHCLVNEQPRKSFLAMAQHASQWVWFRKLFVAFSSCTYVNTLRKMK, via the exons ATGGCGTGGTTATTAATTATCTCTTCTGTGATTGTAATATGGATAGCATCTCTGTTCAAAATTCTCCATGGTTCATACTCACCTTCCAAGGGCGCTTTCTTGAATGATTCTAATAATG GTGGCAGTGCCAAGAAGAGAAATGTGTTGCTGGTTGTTGCCCACCCAGATGATGAGTCCAT GTTCTTCACTCCAATAATAAACTACCTCACTTTGAGAGGGCATTATATTCACATCTTATGCTTGTCAATTG GTGATGCAGATGGTAAAGGAAATACTAGAAAAGAAGAGCTCTACCAGGCTTCTGCAACCCTCAAG GTTGCGCATCAACATGTGAAAATTCTGGACCATCCAGATCTTCAG GATGGTTTTGGTAAGGTGTGGAATCACAATTTATTGGCAAAGATTATTGAAGAGGAAGTCGTAAGTCAGGGCATTGACTTG ATTATTACTTTTGATAATTATGGAGTTTCGGGACACTGTAACCATTGTGACGTGCATTACGGAGTAAG GAAGCTTTTACTTGCATTGTCACAAAGGAATGTTGAAGCCTGGGAACTT GTCAGTACTAACATATTCCGCAAGTATAGTGGACCAGTGGATATATGGTTCTCCAATTTATATTCTATGCAATGCTCAAATGAAATGTTGCATTGCTTGGTAAATGAACAACCCAGAAAGAGCTTCCTGGCAATGGCACAACATGCAAGCCAATGGGTTTG GTTTCGCAAGCTTTTTGTGGCATTTTCCAGTTGTACCTATGTGAACACGCTTAGAAAGATGAAGTAG